In Trichoderma atroviride chromosome 2, complete sequence, one DNA window encodes the following:
- a CDS encoding uncharacterized protein (EggNog:ENOG41) translates to MKDTRIQGTGDWLIDHESFREWQAIASSSTLLCLQGTIGTGKTYLTSRVIDHIKQTLEASPHDEGFAFFYCNRSGPSMQDPLVVLRSFVRQLSYKANNYSYIQNNVIQKCEKAKQEGRSLSYTDCKELILESMNLYSKTTIILDALDESDISYYNLAEIFINMLDKARNPVKIFISSRPDREFLNAFEDRATIMVNSSNQQGDIEKYLDEALYSTRFFRKRRLEIQNMIKETFSTRNGGMFRWVHLQTKSLRKCVSDDAIRIWAKTIPRDLMAAYDRLWEDLTNQHNECDMVLAERAIKWVLCAFRPLNSEALLQAIRFAYEGDCLIQIELQTEQEILSLCQDLLTIDAEKKVWMLPHASVAEYFESRKSKGMGLGECDAFVSKIQLDFLMTPKLELIPNPDDDDRWRPLAAGEYDDLDLFKRYVQNNWFKHVQRYDKWLGSLEGKSHEPALISTLKRFLGSPGESSVYFRRWMNSQEPYMIKPANMAIFIMCQHGFYYTLRDWWEKDKIDQKLALKTCEGSLRRITDSVSYTLELAVEGGCLPMCRYLVSAIGAIGRRQGIYHLAAAGALSNKDILRFLVEEAKVDLNVLVVLPNYALTIVQDAIMHDQTGSTLQYLVDQGWVSANRQGGSLWGNALIAAANGGIPQSIEILLRAGADAKIPAESGIYGSALIAAVASAIPEDIAPYETKIVTLLNSGADINQVPNVGIFGSALEAFIWRIFDHYDTIKNLRSLRYIQTLKLLLKSGADPAMTCNIGQYGSALAAAAFYGMKDMVVMMINVTGKKRAIKCLQQSRYPSEVMFTGEESDSETWKKNVEETATYLIDEVGVDKKTLRSIGMQDIKYKHGSLVVYIQAVERSTSNIETIYDSIRARGRRGSG, encoded by the exons ATGAAGGATACAAGAATTCAAGGCACGGGCGATTGGCTTATAGACCACGAAAGCTTTCGAGAATGGCAAGCCATCGCCTCATCGTCAACGCTATTATGTCTTCAAGGAACAA TTGGTACCGGCAAAACTTATCTCACATCCCGTGTGATCGATCATATTAAACAAACATTGGAAGCATCTCCTCATGACGAAggatttgcctttttctacTGCAATCGGTCTGGACCGTCCATGCAAGATCCACTTGTTGTCCTCCGAAGCTTTGTTCGTCAGCTGTCATACAAAGCCAACAACTATAGCTATATTCAAAACAACGTCATCCAAAAATGcgaaaaagcaaaacaagaaGGGAGAAGCCTAAGCTATACAGACTGTAAAGAACTCATCTTGGAGTCCATGAATCTCTATTCAAAGACAACCATTATCCTCGACGCTTTGGATGAATCCGACATCTCATATTACAATCTAGCAGAAATTTTCATTAATatgctggacaaggccagAAACCCAGTCAAGATATTTATATCAAGCCGTCCAGACCGAGAATTTTTAAATGCATTCGAAGACAGGGCTACAATAATGGTTAATAGTAGCAACCAGCAAGGCGATATTGAGAAATATCTCGATGAAGCACTATATTCTACTAGATTCTTTAGGAAGAGACGACTGGAGATTCAAAACATGATAAAAGAAACATTCAGTACCCGAAATGGCGGAAT GTTTCGATGGGTCCACCTTCAGACCAAAAGCCTTCGGAAATGTGTCTCTGATGATGCAATAAGAATATGGGCCAAGACAATACCTCGTGATTTAATGGCGGCTTACGATCGACTCTGGGAAGATCTAACGAACCAGCACAATGAATGTGATATGGTACTCGCCGAGCGTGCCATTAAGTGGGTGCTATGTGCTTTCAGACCACTGAATTCAGAGGCTCTCCTGCAAGCAATTAGATTTGCTTACGAAGGAGATTGTTTGATACAGATTGAGCTGCAGACAGAGCAAGAAATCTTGTCACTGTGTCAAGACCTTTTAACAATTGATGCGGAGAAAAAAGTATGGATGCTGCCACATGCTTCTGTTGCCGAGTATTTCGAATCAAGGAAGTCAAAGGGCATGGGCTTGGGAGAATGCGACGCATTCGTTTCTAAAATTCAGCTCGATTTTCTTATGACTCCTAAGCTGGAGCTAATTCCTAATCCAGATGACGACGATCGTTGGAGACCGCTCGCTGCGGGCGAGTACGACGACTTAGACTTGTTCAAGCGCTATGTTCAGAACAACTGGTTCAAACATGTCCAGCGATACGACAAGTGGCTGGGCTCATTGGAAGGCAAATCTCATGAACCAGCACTCATCTCTACTCTCAAGCGCTTCCTTGGTTCACCTGGAGAGAGCAGTGTCTATTTCAGAAGGTGGATGAACAGCCAAGAGCCATACATGATAAAGCCAGCCAATATGGCCATTTTCATAATGTGCCAACACGGATTTTACTATACTTTGCGCGATTGGTGGGAGAAAGACAAAATCGACCAAAAATTGGCGCTTAAAACATGCGAGGGAAGTCTGAGACGCATCACTGATTCGGTGAGTTATACGTTAGAGCTTGCAGTCGAGGGAGGATGCCTGCCGATGTGCAGATATCTAGTGAGCGCTATTGGCGCTATTGGACGGCGTCAAGGAATATATCACCTTGCGGCTGCAGGAGCACTAAGCAACAAAGATATCCTCAGGTTTTTGGTGGAGGAAGCAAAAGTCGATTTAAACGTGCTAGTGGTGCTCCCGAACTACGCGTTGACTATAGTCCAAGACGCGATTATGCATGATCAGACTGGTAGTACGCTGCAGTATTTGGTGGATCAAGGCTGGGTGAGCGCGAACCGACAGGGCGGCTCGCTCTGGGGCAATGCCTTGATCGCGGCAGCAAACGGCGGAATTCCTCAATCAATTGAGATTCTGCtacgagctggagctgatgcAAAGATTCCTGCGGAAAGTGGGATCTATGGGAGTGCTCTCATCGCAGCAGTGGCCTCTGCAATCCCTGAAGATATAGCACCTTACGAGACAAAGATCGTGACGCTCCTCAACAGCGGTGCAGACATCAACCAAGTCCCAAATGTTGGGATATTCGGCAGCGCTTTGGAAGCTTTTATCTGGCGCATCTTCGATCACTATGATACAATTAAGAACTTGCGGAGCTTGCGGTACATACAGACTTTGAAGCTTCTGCTGAAATCTGGAGCCGATCCTGCAATGACCTGCAATATCGGGCAATACGGCAGCGCACTTGCCGCTGCAGCATTCTATGGAATGAAAgacatggtggtgatgatgatcaACGTCACTGGGAAGAAGCGGGCAATCAAATGCCTTCAGCAGAGCAGGTACCCCTCGGAGGTTATGTTCACAGGAGAGGAAAGTGATTCAGAGAcatggaagaagaatgtgGAAGAAACTGCAACATATCTTATCGATGAAGTGGGTGTGGACAAGAAGACGCTACGCAGCATTGGCATGCAAGATATCAAATACAAGCACGGATCACTTGTGGTTTACATACAGGCAGTTGAGAGAAGCACTTCTAATATCGAGACCATATACGACAGCATACGCGCTAGAGGAAGACGAGGGTCCGGATAA
- a CDS encoding uncharacterized protein (EggNog:ENOG41), producing the protein MKITSPLLFGLATNPFRPYEGPPTYQEEYRDSSYAPSFIDTEFGRQIIAPDTPYVAAAGPNVLYFIDTRLSAETAGHIKQQLENAYVSGPDEYISINEFTATAEKKNHGTGETTFIFDPLYAGVLFAKGINKRNPEIKLVEHTIGGGDWVVAYEPDTTCS; encoded by the coding sequence ATGAAAATAACCTCCCCGCTATTATTCGGGTTGGCTACAAACCCATTCCGACCATATGAGGGTCCGCCAACCTACCAAGAGGAATATCGAGACAGCAGTTATGCACCAAGCTTCATTGACACAGAGTTTGGTCGCCAGATTATAGCGCCAGATACTCCAtatgtagcagcagcaggcccaaatgtattatattttattgATACCCGGCTTAGTGCTGAAACTGCAGGGCATATAAAACAACAACTCGAAAATGCATATGTATCAGGCCCAGACGAGTATATATCTATCAACGAGTTTACAGCtacagcagagaagaaaaaccaTGGGACTGGTGAAACAACATTTATATTCGATCCGCTTTATGCTGGGGTGCTATTTGCCAAAGGAATTAATAAACGAAACCCGGAGATTAAGCTGGTTGAACACACAATCGGTGGTGGCGACTGGGTAGTGGCCTACGAGCCTGATACTACATGTTCTTGA
- a CDS encoding uncharacterized protein (EggNog:ENOG41~TransMembrane:2 (i168-192o495-515i)) has protein sequence MAQPLPELAPYDDSYGFPRDAFDPSALPNIDTDYLDPEDLAAFERALQAPDPLQSPTDDTSSLKSPRSVSSVNLTKRDSVAGSVLEDDVAAVAAAAGAAGGDLPVPPTPTMGTFVTAQNDWAPINPGLYRSKRGTKKRRKGAAAVEGLLGTRTKDETREGYLYLLSKWPLLFFVFSWLIGLSVAYLSTRWYIWFYEHFFTWRGRREILRKNMRRTSSYEGWVKAAKELDEFLGRKNWREVDDFAYYDSKTVKRVWGQIRKTRIKAEALERSGNRQELRKSVDDLRALLEACVKNNFVGVENPRLYSQTYYGTKNLVQNFVDDVEKSLRFLLNTDQLEADEKRILFKHMHANYGRTALCLSGGATFAYYHVGVVKAMLDADLLPDVITGTSGGALIAGLVATHTNDELKQLLVPALAHRITACGESITTWFSRWWRTGARFDSVDWAERCSWFTRGSMTFKEAYERTGRILNVSCVPADPHSPTILCNYLTSPDCVIWSAVLASAAVPGILNPVVLMMKMRDGTLAPYSFGHKWKDGSLRTDIPIKALNTHFNVNFTVVSQVNPHINLFFFSSRGAVGHPVTHRKGRGWRGGYLMSAIEHYLKLDMNKWLKFIRHAELLPRPLGQDWSQLWLQEFGGTITIWPKSIPSDYWHLLTDPDAERLARMIHEGQQSTFPKLKFISNRLKIERLIDQARRETRPWARRGSMQSIYSDDDLRSILLGEMAMVSSATATEDDSDLDGEFTNNVELTPLQQDGDEKDDVSN, from the exons ATGGCGCAGCCTCTTCCTGAACTCGCTCCCTACGACGACTCCTACGGGTTTCCTCGCGATGCCTTCGATCCATCCGCGCTACCCAACATCGATACCGATTATCTCGACCCAGAAGATCTGGCCGCCTTCGAGAGGGCACTACAAGCGCCCGACCCTCTGCAAAGCCCAACCGACGACACCTCCAGCTTGAAGTCGCCCAGAAGCGTCAGCTCCGTCAACCTAACTAAGAGGGATTCGGTGGCCGGCAGTGTCCTAGAAGATGATGTCGCAGCTGTCGCAGCAGCggccggagctgctggaggcgaTCTGCCTGTACCACCGACTCCGACCATGGGCACGTTCGTCACGGCGCAAAACGACTGGGCTCCAATAAACCCTGGTCTCTATCGAAGCAAACGAGggacaaagaagaggaggaaaggcGCTGCGGCGGTAGAGGGACTCTTGGGCACCAGGACAAAAGATGAGACCCGAGAGGGATACCTGTACTTGCTATCAAAGTGGccgcttcttttcttcgtgTTCTCCTGGCTTATTGGACTGAGCGTTGCGTACCTTTCCACGAGGTGGTACATCTGGTTCTACGAACATTTCTTTACATGGCGAGGTCGCCGTGAAATATTGCGCAAAAATATGCGCAGAACATCCAGCTATGAGGGCTGGGTCAAGGCAGCCAAAGAGCTTGATGAATTTCTGGGCCGAAAGAACTGGAGAGAGGTCGACGATTTCGCCTACTATGATTCGAAGACAGTGAAGCGAGTATGGGGACAGATACGCAAGACGAGGATCAAGGCAGAAGCACTTGAGCGAAGCGGCAATCGACAAGAATTGAGAAAATCTGTTGATGATTTGAGGGCGCTATTGGAGGCTTGCGTCAAGAATAACTTTGTTGGCGTGGAAAATCCGAGACTTTACAGCCAAACATACTATGGAACCAAGAATCTGGTCCAAAATTTCGTTGACGATG TCGAGAAGAGCCTCCGATTCTTGCTCAATACGGATCAGCTCGAAGCAGACGAGAAACGAATACTGTTCAAGCACATGCACGCCAACTATGGACGAACAGCACTCTGCTTGTCTGGAGGAGCTACTTTCGCATACTATCATGTTGGAGTAGTAAAAGCGATGCTTGATGCAGACCTACTCCCAGACGTCATCACTGGAACCAGCGGCGGTGCTCTTATAGCAGGCCTTGTTGCCACCCACACCAATGATGAGCTGAAGCAGCTTCTGGTGCCAGCGCTGGCGCACCGAATTACGGCCTGCGGCGAATCGATAACTACGTGGTTTTCCCGATGGTGGAGGACTGGAGCTCGCTTTGACTCGGTTGACTGGGCCGAGCGATGCTCGTGGTTTACAAGGGGCTCTATGACATTTAAGGAGGCGTACGAGCGCACTGGTCGCATTCTCAACGTCAGTTGCGTGCCGGCCGACCCTCACTCTCCAACTATCCTCTGCAATTACTTGACCAGCCCCGACTGCGTTATTTGGTCTGCCGTACTAGCATCTGCAGCAGTCCCCGGTATTCTCAATCCTGTTGTcctcatgatgaagatgcgtGATGGGACGCTGGCGCCGTATTCATTCGGCCACAAGTGGAAAGACGGCAGCTTAAGAACGGATATCCCTATCAAAGCGCTGAACACGCACTTCAACGTCAACTTTACCGTTGTGAGCCAAGTCAACCCACATATTaacctctttttcttttcttcacgAGGGGCCGTTGGTCACCCCGTCACTCATCGCAAGGGCCGTGGCTGGCGTGGCGGATATCTCATGTCGGCAATTGAGCATTACCTCAAACTCGACATGAATAAGTGGCTCAAATTTATCAGACACGCAGAGCTGCTACCACGCCCTCTGGGACAAGACTGGAGCCAGCTCTGGCTGCAGGAATTTGGTGGAACAATCACCATCTGGCCCAAGTCTATCCCTTCAGACTACTGGCACCTTTTAACAGATCCCGATGCAGAGCGTCTAGCTCGAATGATACACGAGGGACAGCAGAGCACGTTCCCCAAGCTCAAGTTCATATCGAACCGACTCAAGATAGAGAGACTGATAGACcaggcaagaagagaaacaagacCATGGGCGAGGAGGGGAAGCATGCAGTCGATTTATAGCGATGATGACCTGAGAAGCATTCTGCTGGGAGAAATGGCGATGGTGTCTTCGGCGACAGCGACAGAGGACGATTCCGATCTGGATGGCGAGTTTACCAACAATGTTGAACTTACGCCACTGCAGCAAGACGGCGATGAGAAGGATGATGTCAGCAACTAA
- a CDS encoding uncharacterized protein (EggNog:ENOG41): protein MWWASAGEQIRSEEQEESTRDSALLADLLSPTSPRVGSMPIPPPAPSSSQSEPLSNSIASLAARRSSTDGEANIELAIITYFHRLTTQMLSVLVDIVDAADESYRDNDDSGDADGDEDETEGLVPNESDDSDPAITIDSRSIENMGLDVWSASDTFFVQELVALYFGRQAVIEGKGVEVCGVRVC from the coding sequence ATGTGGTGGGCCAGCGCGGGTGAGCAGATTCGCtcagaagaacaagaagagtCAACTCGTGACTCGGCTCTCCTCGCCGATCTATTATCCCCAACCAGCCCCAGAGTTGGATCCATGCCAATACCCCCGCCTGCTCCATCGTCGTCACAATCAGAGCCGCTCAGTAATTCAATCGCTTCTCTTGCCGCCCGCCGCTCAAGCACCGACGGAGAAGCCAACATCGAGttggccatcatcacctATTTCCACCGTCTCACCACGCAGATGCTCTCTGTCCTGGTGGATATTGTCGACGCTGCTGATGAATCATATCgcgacaacgacgacagcGGCGATGCCGATGGAGATGAGGATGAAACTGAGGGCTTAGTCCCCAACGAGAGCGATGACTCCGACCCTGCCATTACCATAGATAGCCGGTCCATTGAAAACATGGGCCTCGACGTATGGAGCGCCAGCGATACCTTTTTTGTGCAGGAGCTTGTTGCCTTGTATTTCGGCAGACAGGCTGTCATTGAAGGGAAAGGAGTGGAGGTATGCGGCGTACGAGTATGCTGA
- a CDS encoding uncharacterized protein (EggNog:ENOG41), whose translation MAPARRGQPSALSVPPPASSTALVDLPPISALFLIDFDVKAGYTIAWKQAIPGLELEGLVEYKSLPSGLHTVSDDLIYFVHDGAHAGLSAFVNEPCEEEGARHARMISVGILVPLSYGRLGRAWRHADNLKQMAANLVKDRSQTEILEKYWNTNKAKEGETFSAIASPISPVLDPLRKAHERNSSLTDGVSLFQPEHKLSPYHPAWSLPELLDRFGPLIFPIHRAALLRQRILISCHAPVHEICNFVYNISILSNIPLSITDSLPTPAPPQRLRPLFSIGVHDISFLMDDLKASKRDRSDENAVDDADESGSGWIACTTDSILATKDTLWDMLITMPPDYSANAKEKSWPIVECPRGRPVKATQRDLRRFNALRTGLARLAANPPTPTPGQDPRSPRLRDFSSEVIY comes from the exons ATGGCTCCAGCTCGCCGCGGCCAGCCGTCTGCGCTCTCCGTCCCTCCTCCCGCCTCTTCCACCGCGCTCGTCGATCTGCCGCCCATTTCTGCGCTGTTCCTCATTGACTTTGATGTCAAGGCCGGCTACACAATTGCCTGGAAACAAGCCATTCCGGGGCTCGAACTCGAGGGTCTCGTCGAATACAAGTCGCTGCCGTCCGGCCTGCACACCGTCTCCGACGATCTCATCTACTTTGTTCACGATGGCGCACATGCTGGCCTGAGCGCATTTGTCAATGAGCCttgcgaagaagaaggggccCGTCATGCTCGTATGATTTCCGTAGGAATTCTTGTTCCTCTGAGCTATGGAAGGCTGGGGCGGGCATGGAGGCATGCCGACAACTTGAAGCAGATGGCGGC GAACCTCGTCAAGGATCGCAGTCAAACCGAAATACTAGAAAAATACTGGAATACCAACAAAGCCAAGGAGGGAGAGACTTTCTCAGCCATCGCCTCGCCCATCTCTCCAGTACTAGACCCGTTGCGCAAGGCTCACGAGCGAAATTCATCTCTCACCGATGGCGTTTCGCTATTCCAGCCTGAGCACAAGCTCTCTCCTTACCATCCTGCGTGGAGCCTCCCCGAGCTGCTGGACAGATTCGGACCCTTGATTTTTCCCATCCATCGAGCCGCCTTGCTTCGACAGCGCATCTTAATATCGTGCCATGCTCCGGTACATGAGATTTGCAACTTTG TATATaacatctccatcttatCCAATATTCCGCTTTCCATCACAGACTCGCTACCTACACCTGCTCCACCTCAGCGTCTTCGCCCTTTATTCAGTATTGGCGTTCATGACATTTCATTTCTTATGGATGATCTCAAGGCATCAAAGCGTGACCGCAGCGATGAAAACGCCGTCGATGATGCGGATGAGTCAGGCTCCGGGTGGATTGCCTGCACCACTGATAGCATCCTCGCAACCAAGGACACTCTCTGGGATATGCTCATCACGATGCCCCCAGACTACTCTGCAAATGCCAAGGAGAAATCTTGGCCGATTGTAGAGTGTCCTCGCGGAAGACCAGTCAAGGCAACTCAGCGTGATCTGCGTCGCTTCAACGCCCTACGCACAGGTCTCGCACGATTGGCTGCAAACCCACCCACCCCGACTCCAGGTCAAGACCCTCGATCCCCCCGACTCCGAGACTTCAGCAGTGAGGTTATCTACTAG
- a CDS encoding uncharacterized protein (TransMembrane:8 (o15-41i53-72o92-111i368-387o407-430i437-459o471-494i506-525o)): MGLEARGVDNDTRGWILSCVSGVACVFGASIICVDALVRLIPGKSHFRIQDSNIFLACSLSLSFGVMLFSSLFSMLPESKEYFKQEGWTDQAAGLVMMGFFAIGFVGIQVVSRLVHQFMPSHVVDCDHSHDDTASHDGHSHHAHSDRARSRSNRGRRMLSRAPDNKISDIAETSSDDQHLTSESTPLLSSESQNAHTTLTRQASARDEMIQRPSSSLMLTRSRTTTTGGSTTASRRPSILEVQKRVMSFVKDTKANCDESGPCYGYTDPCGQECFKHLSSRAASNARPLPALRTATGHFQPHHSFHATHDHDHDHTHTDTSDAPISPSRVVSRDSLTLTDEEIDENGFPCDQMDEGDMEAQHHHHVPANAFLSIGLQTSIAIALHKFPEGFITYATNHANPTLGFNVFMALFVHNISEGFAMALPLYMALNSRLKAMVWSALLGGLSQPLGAGIAALWFKLAKKTHMTPNAVVYGCLFALTSGIMVSVGLQLFVESLSLNHDRNMCMFFAFLGMSLLGLSNALFADH; the protein is encoded by the exons ATGGGGTTGGAGGCGAGGGGTGTCGACAATGACACCCGCGGATGGATTCTAAGCTGCGTGAGCGGCGTAG CCTGCGTCTTTGGCGCGTCCATCATCTGCGTTGATGCTTTGGTGCGCCTCATCCCGGGCAAGTCACACTTCCGTATCCAGGACAGCAACATCTTCCTTGCGTGCTcgctgagcttgagcttcGGCGTCATG ctcttctcctcgttgTTCAGCATGCTCCCCGAGTCCAAGGAATACTTTAAGCAAGAGGGTTGGACCGACCAGGCTGCTGGTCTTGTCATGATGGGCTTCTTTGCCATAGGCTTCGTTGGTATCCAAGTTGTCTCGCGACTCGTCCACCAATTCATGCCTTCCCACGTCGTCGACTGCGACCATAGCCACGACGATACTGCCTCTCACGATGGTCATTCTCACCACGCACACTCGGATCGAGCTCGCTCGCGATCTAATCGCGGTCGTCGCATGCTGTCTCGAGCCCCTGACAATAAAATTTCTGATATTGCCGAGACAAGTAGTGATGATCAGCACCTCACCAGCGAATCTACTCCTCTACTCAGCTCAGAGAGCCAGAATGCTCATACGACACTGACTCGTCAAGCTTCTGCGAGAGACGAAATGATCCAGCGGCCCAGCAGTTCCTTGATGCTGACCCGCAGCCGGACCACTACCACTGGTGGTTCTACAACCGCGAGCAGACGGCCCTCCATTTTGGAGGTCCAGAAGCGGGTCATGTCCTTTGTCAAGGACACAAAAGCCAACTGTGATGAATCTGGACCTTGTTACGGATACACTGATCCCTGTGGCCAAGAATGCTTCAAACATCTAAGCAGTCGTGCGGCTAGTAATGCACGCCCGCTGCCGGCTCTCCGCACAGCTACTGGGCATTTCCAACCTCACCACTCCTTTCATGCTACTCACGATCACGACCACGATCACACCCATACAGATACCAGCGACGCACCTATCAGTCCCAGCCGTGTGGTCTCTCGCGACTCCTTGACCCTGACGGATGAGGAGATCGATGAGAATGGCTTTCCCTGCGACCAGATGGATGAAGGCGACATGGAAGcccaacaccatcaccacgTTCCTGCCAATGCCTTCCTCTCTATAGGACTGCAAACAtccattgccattgctctgCATAAGTTCCCTGAAGGCTTCATCACTTACGCAACAAACCATGCCAACCCTACCTTGGGATTCAACGTCTTCATGGCTCTATTCGTCCACAACATCTCTGAAGGctttgccatggccttgCCTCTCTACATGGCTCTCAACTCCCGCTTGAAAGCCATGGTCTGGTCGGCTTTGTTGGGTGGCCTGTCCCAGCCCCTCGGAGCGGGCATTGCGGCCCTGTGGTTCAAACTTGCCAAGAAGACACACATGACGCCGAATGCTGTGGTGTATGGATGCCTTTTCGCCTTGACTTCTGGCATCATGGTTAGTGTTGGCCTGCAGCTCTTTGTGGAGAGCCTTAGCCTCAACCATGATCGCAACATGTGCATGTTCTTTGCTTTCCTTGGCATGTCTCTGTTGGGTTTGAGCAACGCCCTTTTCGCAGACCACTAG
- a CDS encoding uncharacterized protein (TransMembrane:3 (o14-35i77-95o204-226i)), producing MSSSDYSYDEQGQFFPFFILTVTGLVTLPLTYSLFRRSTDDDALAPRISSDYKIKHGDVVASLRKAQKRKQRKIKRAIFVVLGWALMAGMVYLIIVTQRIVPKIWNPYDILGISETFTEKQIKSHYKRLSVKFHPDKVRPDPSKNETLEMLNDRYVELTKAYQALTDEDVRNNYIQYGHPDGKQSFSIGIALPQFIIAEGNGKYLILLYTGLMGILLPYLVGSWWYGTKRMSKEGVLMESANRLFRHYNEEIDEGGIITALSTGKEFETVLKGDQAESGLSKIESRISAEGESSLFACGFSTKDKEKLEDLDSGVRRKVLALLWAYLGRVELDDPALTKAKFEVGAIARTLNQSFAAIALAFGNIGPIAGSFKANQHLIQAVSPKSSPLLQLPHINDKVAAAIEGDSKIHLTVQQFMDLPDAERRQLAVGKDLLTAEQYKEAISVGKQMPFFRVAKAFFKVTGEKVIIPSSLVTLVIKGRFIPPGTENVPAIDEVSLEDIDAAEDDMDAILGRKKKIVKGPDGKPVAVEENSALPPLTFAPPLRP from the exons ATGAGCAGCTCAGACTACTCGTACGACGAACAG GGCCAgttcttccctttcttcatcttgaccGTCACCGGCCTGGTCACCCTCCCTTTGACATACAGTCTTTTCCGTCGAAGCACCGATGACGATGCGCTTGCGCCGCGCATCTCGTCCGATTACAAAATAAAGCATGGCGATGTCGTAGCGTCGCTGCGCAAGGcgcagaagaggaagcagaggaagatTAAGCGGGCGATTTTCGTTGTTTTGGGGTGGGCGCTCATGGCGGGCATGGTCTACCTTATTATTGTCACACAGAGAATCGTTCCCAAGATTTGGAATCCCTACGATATTCTGGGCATCTCAGAG ACCTTTACTGAAAAACAAATCAAATCTCATTACAAGAGACTCTCCGTCAAATTCCACCCGGACAAGGTCAGGCCGGACCCCTCCAAGAACGAGACTCTGGAGATGCTTAACGACCGATACGTTGAACTCACAAAAGCCTACCAAGCCCTGACGGACGAGGACGTACGAAACAACTACATCCAGTACGGCCATCCCGATGGCAAGCAGAGCTTCAGCATCGGCATTGCGCTACCTCAGTTCATCATCGCCGAGGGCAACGGCAAATACCTGATTCTGCTCTATACCGGTCTTATGGGCATTCTACTTCCCTATCTGGTTGGCTCGTGGTGGTATGGTACCAAGCGGATGTCCAAAGAAGGCGTCCTGATGGAAAGCGCCAACCGCCTATTCAGACACTACAacgaggagattgatgagGGTGGTATTATCACCGCTCTTAGCACTGGCAAGGAGTTCGAGACCGTCCTCAAGGGAGACCAAGCCGAATCTGGCCTTTCCAAAATCGAATCCCGAATCTCAGCAGAGGGTGAGAGCTCGTTGTTTGCGTGCGGTTTCTCTACtaaggacaaggaaaagctCGAAGACCTCGACAGCGGCGTGCGACGCAAGGTGCTTGCTTTACTGTGGGCTTATCTGGGTCGCGTCGAGCTCGACGACCCTGCACTGACCAAGGCAAAGTTCGAAGTTGGCGCAATTGCCCGTACACTGAACCAGTCTTTTGCTGCGATTGCATTGGCATTTGGCAACATTGGCCCCATCGCAGGATCGTTCAAGGCCAACCAGCATCTCATCCAGGCAGTTTCTCCCAAGTcatctcctctcctccagctccctcaCATCAACGACAAGGTTGCCGCGGCCATTGAAGGCGATTCGAAAATCCATCTGACTGTTCAGCAATTCATGGACCTCCCCGATGCCGAGCGAAGACAGCTCGCAGTTGGCAAGGATCTCCTTACCGCAGAGCAGTACAAGGAAGCCATCAGTGTCGGAAAGCAGATGCCTTTCTTCCGTGTTGCCAAGGCGTTCTTCAAGGTTACTGGCGAAAAGGTCATCATTCCCTCATCTCTCGTCACTCTGGTCATCAAGGGCCGTTTCATCCCTCCCGGTACCGAGAACGTCCCAGCTATCGATGAGGTTTCCTTGGAAGATATCGAtgccgctgaagatgataTGGACGCTATTCTGGgccgcaagaagaagattgtcaaggGCCCTGATGGCAAGCCCGTCGCTGTTGAGGAGAACTCTGCCCTGCCACCTCTGACGTTTGCCCCCCCACTACGCCCGTGA